In Bacillus cereus ATCC 14579, a single window of DNA contains:
- a CDS encoding serine hydrolase gives MKKTIVCAVIVGIFVLLISGNFLVKKVWSSNNDDAQYIASFIEEHKDEKNSALLVKRNDKVVYSVNPNVVLPVASTMKLIVALEYTKQVTEGKIDSSSFVSINDVNRYYVPNTDGGAQDRWQKYLEKTGKITEGAVSLEEVAKGMVKFSSNANAEYLMELLGLDNINRNLQSLSLPAHQPLFPIVSSLYIPGYLHKELHVPKYKIEKKLKEMSQEQYREYSMIIHERLKKKGPLLQKEIPLYLEERYDKIWSDRLPAASANDYMVLLQKANHKGGLTEAEEKVWANIVETDMSAKKYRKTFRHAGQKNGYTPWTVTKAVYAMDKRGNCTEIVFLANNLNEDDSAEIRKHLANLHFQVLQSDKYDATFIK, from the coding sequence TTGAAAAAAACTATAGTATGCGCAGTAATTGTGGGTATTTTTGTTTTGCTAATATCGGGTAACTTTTTAGTGAAAAAAGTGTGGAGTTCAAATAATGATGATGCACAGTATATTGCATCTTTTATTGAAGAACATAAAGATGAAAAAAATAGTGCGCTTCTAGTAAAGAGAAATGATAAAGTTGTTTATTCTGTAAACCCAAATGTTGTATTGCCAGTTGCTAGTACGATGAAATTAATTGTGGCGCTTGAATATACGAAACAAGTTACTGAAGGGAAAATTGATTCTTCTAGTTTCGTGTCGATTAATGATGTGAATCGCTATTATGTGCCGAATACAGATGGTGGTGCGCAAGATAGATGGCAAAAGTATTTGGAGAAGACGGGCAAGATAACTGAAGGAGCGGTTTCTTTAGAAGAAGTGGCAAAAGGAATGGTTAAGTTTAGTTCGAATGCAAATGCTGAATACTTAATGGAATTGTTAGGATTAGATAACATCAATCGAAATTTACAAAGTTTATCACTTCCTGCACATCAACCACTATTTCCAATCGTTTCATCTTTGTATATCCCGGGATATTTGCATAAAGAATTACATGTTCCAAAATATAAAATAGAGAAAAAGTTAAAAGAAATGTCTCAAGAGCAATATCGTGAATATTCGATGATTATTCATGAACGCTTAAAGAAGAAGGGACCATTATTACAGAAGGAAATTCCGCTTTATTTAGAGGAACGTTACGACAAAATTTGGTCAGATAGATTACCAGCAGCTTCTGCAAATGATTATATGGTATTACTTCAAAAGGCAAACCATAAAGGTGGCTTGACAGAAGCTGAAGAAAAAGTGTGGGCAAATATCGTTGAAACAGACATGAGTGCTAAGAAATATCGTAAAACATTTAGACATGCTGGGCAAAAGAATGGTTACACACCATGGACGGTTACAAAAGCGGTTTACGCTATGGATAAACGTGGAAACTGTACAGAAATTGTGTTTTTGGCGAACAATTTAAATGAAGACGATAGTGCAGAAATACGGAAACATTTAGCAAACTTACATTTCCAAGTGTTGCAAAGTGATAAGTATGATGCGACTTTTATTAAATAA
- a CDS encoding nucleoside hydrolase, with the protein MKKVLFLGDPGIDDSLAIMYGLLHPDIDIVGVVTGYGNVTQEKATSNAAYLLQMAGREDIPVINGAKIPLSGDITTYYPEIHGTDGLGPIKPPKTFSPNIKPFCTFFDLLEKYKGELIIVDAGRSTTLATAFILEKPMMKYVKEYYIMGGAFLMPGNVTPVAEANFHGDPIASQLVMQNAKNVTLVPLNVTSEAIITPEMVKYITKHSKTSFNKLIEPIFTYYYKAYRKLNPKIKGSPVHDVVTMMVAANPSLLDYVYRRVDVDTAGIAKGESIADFRPQPDAKALKNWVRIGWSLHYKKFLEDFVKFMT; encoded by the coding sequence AATTGATGACTCTTTAGCAATTATGTATGGATTGTTGCATCCTGATATTGATATTGTTGGTGTAGTAACGGGATATGGAAATGTAACACAAGAAAAGGCGACAAGTAATGCCGCATATTTATTGCAAATGGCAGGACGGGAAGATATACCTGTTATTAATGGTGCGAAAATTCCTTTATCCGGAGATATTACGACGTATTATCCAGAAATTCATGGGACAGACGGTTTAGGGCCAATTAAACCTCCAAAAACTTTTTCACCAAATATAAAGCCTTTTTGTACATTTTTTGATCTTCTTGAAAAATATAAAGGAGAATTAATAATAGTCGATGCTGGTAGATCGACAACATTAGCGACAGCATTTATTTTAGAAAAGCCGATGATGAAGTATGTGAAAGAATATTATATAATGGGCGGTGCTTTCTTAATGCCTGGCAATGTAACACCAGTCGCAGAGGCGAATTTTCATGGTGATCCCATTGCGTCACAATTAGTTATGCAAAATGCCAAAAATGTGACATTAGTGCCACTTAACGTTACATCTGAAGCAATTATTACACCGGAAATGGTAAAATATATTACGAAACACTCTAAAACGAGTTTTAATAAGTTAATCGAGCCGATATTTACGTACTATTATAAAGCTTATAGAAAGTTAAATCCGAAAATAAAAGGAAGTCCAGTACATGACGTCGTTACAATGATGGTTGCGGCAAATCCATCCCTTTTAGATTATGTATATCGTCGTGTCGATGTAGATACAGCTGGAATTGCAAAAGGAGAGAGTATTGCTGATTTTCGGCCTCAACCTGATGCAAAAGCATTAAAAAATTGGGTGCGAATTGGTTGGTCGTTACATTATAAAAAGTTTCTTGAGGATTTTGTGAAATTTATGACGTAG
- the argH gene encoding argininosuccinate lyase — MKQSKEEFIKSEGADFPGKTYVDCVLQHVFDFQRNYLLKDMFQVHKAHITMLTEENLMKKEEAKVILHALKKVEGIPEEQLLYTEQQEDLFFLVEHLISQEAKCDFVSNMHIGRSRNDMGVTMYRMSLRRYVLRLIEQHLLLQESVLQLADDHKETIMPAYTHTQPAQPTTFGHYTLAIYDTMQRDLERMKKTYQLLNQSPMGAAALSTTSFPIKRERVAHLLGFTTVIENSYDAVAGADYLLEVSSLLMVMMTNTSRWIHDFLLLATKEYDGITVAKPYVQISSIMPQKRNPVSIEHARAITSSALGEAFTVFQMIHNTPFGDIVDTEDDLQPYLYKGIEKAIRVFCMMNAVILTMKVEEETLKSRSYKHAITITDFADVLTKNYEIPFRHAHHAASAIANMSLEQKKELHELHFKDVNMYLQEHFKINVLEKEWKEIISPEAFIQKRNVYGGPSKKEMKRMIKNRKESFRKEEDVFEKEKQRILQAENALNTLALNIIES, encoded by the coding sequence ATGAAACAGAGTAAGGAAGAGTTTATAAAGAGTGAAGGCGCTGATTTCCCTGGAAAAACATATGTGGATTGTGTATTACAACATGTATTTGATTTTCAACGAAATTACTTATTGAAAGATATGTTTCAAGTGCATAAAGCACATATTACGATGCTGACGGAAGAAAATTTAATGAAAAAGGAAGAAGCTAAAGTTATATTGCACGCATTAAAAAAGGTAGAGGGAATTCCAGAAGAGCAATTGCTCTATACAGAGCAGCAGGAAGATCTCTTTTTTTTAGTCGAACATTTAATTTCTCAAGAAGCGAAATGCGATTTTGTAAGTAATATGCATATTGGTAGAAGTAGAAATGATATGGGCGTAACGATGTATCGCATGAGTTTAAGGCGATATGTATTACGATTGATAGAACAGCATTTGTTATTGCAAGAAAGTGTACTGCAACTTGCTGATGATCATAAGGAAACGATCATGCCAGCTTATACACATACACAACCGGCACAGCCAACAACATTTGGTCATTATACGTTAGCAATTTATGATACGATGCAAAGAGATTTAGAACGAATGAAAAAAACGTACCAGCTTTTAAATCAGTCTCCAATGGGGGCGGCTGCACTCTCTACAACAAGTTTCCCGATTAAACGAGAACGAGTTGCTCATCTACTTGGATTTACAACTGTAATTGAGAACTCATATGATGCTGTTGCCGGAGCGGATTATTTATTAGAAGTTAGCTCGCTACTTATGGTAATGATGACGAATACGAGTAGATGGATTCATGACTTTTTGTTGTTAGCAACGAAAGAATATGACGGTATTACTGTTGCAAAGCCATATGTACAAATTAGTAGTATTATGCCGCAAAAACGAAATCCGGTTTCAATTGAACACGCTCGTGCAATTACGAGTAGTGCTTTAGGAGAAGCATTTACAGTATTTCAAATGATTCATAATACACCATTTGGTGATATTGTCGATACGGAAGATGACTTGCAGCCATATTTATATAAAGGGATTGAAAAGGCGATTCGTGTTTTTTGTATGATGAATGCAGTGATCCTAACGATGAAAGTAGAAGAAGAAACGTTAAAAAGTCGTTCCTATAAACATGCAATAACGATAACGGATTTCGCTGATGTTTTAACGAAAAATTATGAAATTCCATTTCGGCATGCTCATCATGCAGCAAGTGCTATTGCAAATATGTCATTGGAGCAGAAAAAAGAACTACATGAATTACACTTCAAAGATGTAAATATGTATTTGCAAGAACATTTTAAAATAAATGTATTAGAAAAAGAGTGGAAAGAAATTATATCGCCAGAAGCTTTTATTCAAAAAAGAAATGTATACGGTGGACCGAGTAAAAAAGAAATGAAGCGTATGATTAAAAATCGAAAAGAGTCCTTTCGAAAAGAAGAAGATGTATTTGAAAAGGAAAAACAGAGAATTTTACAAGCTGAAAATGCCTTGAATACATTAGCTTTGAATATTATTGAATCGTAA